The following are from one region of the Planctomonas sp. JC2975 genome:
- the gatB gene encoding Asp-tRNA(Asn)/Glu-tRNA(Gln) amidotransferase subunit GatB, producing MAKDKLMDYDEALELFEPVLGFEVHVELNTKTKMFCGCANEFGSGANTNTCPTCLGLPGGLPQVNHKAVESSIRLGLSLGCGIAESSRFARKNYFYPDTSKNFQTSQYDEPIAHDGQVTVELESGRQVTIQIERAHMEEDAGKLTHAGATGRIQGADYSLVDYNRGGVPLVEIVTRIIEGAESDAPEVGRAYVAHIRELVKALGVSNARMEEGNVRCDANVSLRRRGSTTLGTRTETKNVNSLRSVERAVRYEIQRQAAILDAGGTITQETRHWHEDTGTTSAGRPKSDADDYRYFPEPDLVPVAPSREWVEELRATLPEPPAERRARLREAWGFTALEMQDVVNADLLEVVEATVAEGASPAAARKWWTGELARVANARGVAVTTLVSPLHVSELVALVESGELTDRLARQVLEGVIDGEGSPAEVVESRGLKVVSDDGALIAAIDEALAAQPDVLAKIRDGKVQAAGAVIGAVMKAMKGQADAARVRELVLERAAQ from the coding sequence ATGGCCAAAGACAAGCTGATGGATTACGACGAGGCCCTCGAGCTCTTCGAGCCCGTCCTCGGTTTCGAGGTGCACGTCGAGCTGAACACGAAGACGAAGATGTTCTGCGGCTGCGCCAACGAGTTCGGCTCGGGCGCGAACACCAACACGTGCCCGACGTGCCTCGGACTTCCCGGCGGCCTGCCGCAGGTGAACCACAAGGCCGTCGAGTCCAGCATCCGCCTGGGTCTCTCGCTCGGCTGCGGGATCGCGGAGAGCTCGCGGTTCGCGCGCAAGAACTACTTCTACCCGGACACGTCGAAGAACTTCCAGACCTCGCAGTACGACGAGCCGATCGCCCACGATGGCCAGGTGACCGTCGAACTGGAGAGCGGTCGCCAGGTGACGATCCAGATCGAGCGCGCGCACATGGAGGAGGATGCCGGCAAGCTCACGCACGCCGGAGCCACCGGCCGCATCCAGGGCGCCGACTACTCGCTCGTGGACTACAACCGCGGCGGTGTCCCGCTCGTCGAGATCGTCACGAGGATCATCGAGGGTGCGGAGAGTGACGCCCCGGAGGTCGGGCGTGCGTACGTCGCGCACATCCGCGAGCTCGTCAAGGCGCTTGGGGTTTCGAACGCGCGCATGGAGGAGGGGAACGTGCGCTGCGACGCCAACGTCTCGCTGCGCCGTCGTGGCTCGACGACTCTGGGCACCCGTACCGAGACGAAGAACGTGAACTCGCTGCGATCGGTGGAGCGCGCCGTGCGGTACGAGATCCAGCGGCAGGCCGCCATCCTCGACGCGGGAGGCACGATCACCCAGGAGACCCGCCACTGGCACGAGGACACCGGCACGACATCCGCCGGCCGTCCGAAGAGCGACGCCGACGACTACCGCTACTTCCCGGAGCCGGATCTCGTTCCCGTCGCCCCCAGCCGCGAGTGGGTCGAGGAGCTGCGCGCCACGCTGCCCGAGCCGCCGGCGGAGCGCCGAGCCCGTCTGCGCGAGGCGTGGGGATTCACCGCCCTGGAGATGCAGGACGTCGTCAACGCCGACCTGCTCGAGGTGGTCGAGGCGACAGTCGCCGAGGGTGCGTCGCCTGCCGCAGCACGCAAGTGGTGGACGGGCGAGCTCGCCCGCGTCGCCAACGCGCGCGGCGTCGCGGTGACCACGCTGGTGTCTCCTCTGCACGTGTCTGAGCTCGTCGCACTCGTGGAGAGCGGCGAGCTCACCGACCGCCTCGCCCGTCAGGTGCTGGAGGGCGTCATCGACGGCGAGGGCTCGCCGGCGGAGGTCGTCGAGTCACGCGGCCTCAAGGTCGTTTCGGACGACGGTGCCCTGATCGCGGCGATCGACGAGGCCCTGGCGGCGCAGCCGGACGTGCTGGCGAAGATCCGCGACGGCAAGGTGCAAGCGGCCGGTGCCGTCATCGGTGCGGTCATGAAGGCGATGAAGGGCCAGGCGGACGCCGCCCGCGTGCGCGAACTCGTGCTGGAGCGGGCAGCGCAGTAG
- the gatA gene encoding Asp-tRNA(Asn)/Glu-tRNA(Gln) amidotransferase subunit GatA, whose amino-acid sequence MSDLTRLSAAELAGRIAASEVSSEEATRAHLDRIAAVDPDVHAFLHVASQKAIETARAVDARRAAGEKLGALAGVPVAVKDVLCTYDMPSTSGSKILEGWIPPYDATVVRRLREADLIPLGKTNMDEFAMGSSTEHSAYGPTRNPWDLERIPGGSGGGSAAAVAAFEAPFALGSDTGGSIRQPAAVTGSVGVKPTYGGVSRYGAIALASSLDQVGPVSRSVLDAALLHDVIAGHDPLDSTSLTDVWPSMAEAARAGQRDDALKGVRVGVVREISGSGEGFQPGVKQRFDETVQLLTAAGAEVVEVSAPSFEYAVAAYYLILPAEASSNLARFDSVRFGLRVTPESGQVTSERVMSATRDAGFGAEVKRRIILGTYALSAGYYDAYYGSAQKVRTLIQRDFAAAFDQVDVLISPAAPTTAFKLGEKIDDPLAMYLNDVTTIPANLAGVPGLALPIGLAPEDDLPVGLQIMAPAREDARLYTVGAALERLLESGWGGPLLGRAPQLSQTEMFASEEGAV is encoded by the coding sequence ATGAGCGACCTGACCAGACTGTCCGCCGCAGAGCTGGCCGGCAGGATCGCCGCGTCCGAGGTCTCCAGCGAGGAGGCGACGCGCGCGCACCTGGATCGCATCGCGGCAGTCGACCCCGACGTGCACGCGTTCCTGCACGTGGCATCCCAGAAGGCGATCGAGACGGCGAGGGCCGTCGACGCGCGTCGTGCGGCAGGCGAGAAGCTGGGCGCGCTGGCCGGTGTTCCGGTGGCCGTCAAGGACGTGCTGTGCACGTACGACATGCCCTCCACCTCGGGTTCGAAGATTCTCGAGGGCTGGATACCGCCCTACGACGCAACCGTTGTGCGCCGCTTGCGCGAGGCCGACCTCATCCCGCTCGGCAAGACGAACATGGACGAGTTCGCCATGGGGTCCTCCACCGAGCACTCCGCGTACGGTCCGACCCGCAACCCCTGGGACCTGGAGCGGATCCCTGGAGGGTCCGGTGGCGGATCCGCCGCGGCCGTCGCAGCGTTCGAGGCTCCCTTCGCTCTCGGCAGCGACACAGGCGGTTCCATCCGTCAGCCCGCCGCCGTGACCGGATCCGTGGGCGTCAAGCCCACATACGGCGGAGTGAGCCGTTACGGAGCGATCGCGCTGGCGAGCTCGCTCGACCAGGTCGGACCGGTCTCGCGCAGCGTTCTCGACGCGGCGCTGCTGCACGACGTGATCGCCGGACACGACCCGCTCGACTCCACATCGCTCACGGACGTCTGGCCCTCCATGGCCGAGGCGGCTCGCGCCGGACAGCGTGACGACGCGCTCAAGGGCGTGCGGGTCGGAGTCGTTCGAGAGATCTCGGGGAGCGGCGAGGGCTTCCAGCCGGGCGTGAAGCAGCGGTTCGACGAGACCGTGCAGCTGCTGACGGCCGCTGGCGCCGAGGTGGTCGAGGTGTCTGCGCCGAGCTTCGAGTACGCGGTGGCCGCGTACTACCTGATCCTTCCGGCAGAGGCGTCGAGCAACCTGGCGCGATTCGACTCCGTGCGGTTCGGCCTCCGAGTCACGCCGGAAAGCGGTCAGGTGACCAGCGAGCGCGTGATGTCCGCGACCCGAGACGCCGGATTCGGAGCCGAGGTGAAGCGGCGCATCATCCTCGGCACGTATGCCCTGAGCGCCGGCTACTACGACGCCTACTACGGCAGCGCGCAGAAGGTGCGCACGCTCATCCAGCGCGACTTCGCCGCGGCCTTCGACCAGGTCGACGTGCTGATCAGCCCGGCGGCGCCGACCACGGCGTTCAAGCTCGGTGAGAAGATCGACGACCCGCTGGCCATGTACCTGAACGACGTGACCACCATTCCGGCCAACCTCGCCGGCGTGCCTGGACTGGCGCTGCCCATCGGGCTCGCGCCGGAGGACGACCTGCCGGTCGGCCTGCAGATCATGGCTCCCGCACGCGAGGACGCCCGCCTCTACACGGTCGGCGCGGCGCTGGAGCGCCTGCTCGAGTCCGGATGGGGTGGGCCGTTGCTCGGCCGTGCGCCGCAGTTGAGCCAAACCGAGATGTTCGCGAGCGAGGAGGGAGCGGTCTGA
- the gatC gene encoding Asp-tRNA(Asn)/Glu-tRNA(Gln) amidotransferase subunit GatC, with the protein MPDNSAAHEGATHISADQVRHLADLARIDLSEAELTSLTAELTQIVESVAKVSEVATPEVPATSHPIPMDNVFREDVVVPGLTVEQALSGAPDREGDFFRVAPILGEEA; encoded by the coding sequence ATGCCCGACAACAGTGCTGCCCACGAAGGAGCAACACACATCAGCGCAGACCAGGTGCGGCATCTGGCCGATCTGGCCCGCATCGACCTGAGCGAGGCCGAGCTGACCAGTCTCACAGCCGAGCTGACGCAGATCGTGGAATCCGTGGCGAAGGTGAGTGAGGTGGCTACGCCAGAGGTTCCCGCCACGAGCCATCCGATCCCGATGGACAACGTGTTCCGAGAGGACGTGGTCGTGCCGGGACTGACCGTCGAGCAGGCGCTCTCCGGCGCGCCCGACCGTGAGGGCGACTTCTTCCGTGTGGCGCCGATCCTCGGCGAGGAGGCCTGA
- a CDS encoding epoxide hydrolase family protein, producing MSASLATFALLTPVSDDELDDLSRRLATTRRARLVGNTAGDRGMDAHELTELIEHWRARYDWRTHEARILSLPWEEAEVGGRAVRFVHRRASAPDAATVVLLHGWPDSVLRFERLLPELADLNLVAPALPGFPFSAEASGQGVPTTEGADNGPTRAWSTGTEVPGAEMTITATARIVADLMQALGYERYVASGGDIGGDVAEHLALLRPQNVASLHLTNISPLHAVFADRSELGPEELAYLDAVAAWQRTEGGYIAEQSSKPHTLAVGLADSPAGLAAWIIEKLNGWSDAPFPVEDLLTWVSVYWFTGAIGTSFAPYSESVRPPSFVPTPTVLGVFGRDTKPEPRSFASRFVDVREYVRHDRGGHFAAWEEPQAYAADVRRAIALADASGGWEARPELPAPAGGTAPEPVTARE from the coding sequence ATGAGTGCCTCCCTCGCAACTTTTGCCCTGCTCACCCCGGTGTCGGATGACGAGCTCGACGATCTCTCCCGACGTCTCGCCACGACGAGGCGGGCGCGCCTCGTCGGCAACACCGCGGGTGACCGAGGAATGGACGCACACGAGCTGACCGAGCTCATCGAGCACTGGCGCGCGCGGTACGACTGGCGGACGCACGAGGCGCGCATCCTGAGCCTGCCGTGGGAGGAAGCGGAAGTGGGGGGTCGCGCCGTGCGTTTCGTGCACAGGCGGGCATCCGCGCCGGATGCTGCCACCGTCGTCCTGCTGCACGGATGGCCGGACTCCGTGCTGCGGTTCGAGCGCCTGCTGCCCGAGCTCGCCGACCTGAATCTGGTCGCTCCCGCGCTGCCGGGCTTCCCGTTCAGTGCCGAGGCGAGCGGCCAAGGCGTCCCGACCACGGAAGGGGCCGACAACGGACCCACCCGCGCATGGTCGACCGGCACGGAGGTTCCGGGCGCAGAAATGACCATCACGGCCACGGCGCGGATCGTGGCCGACCTCATGCAGGCGCTCGGGTACGAGCGCTACGTGGCATCCGGCGGCGACATCGGCGGGGATGTCGCCGAACACCTGGCCTTGCTGCGTCCGCAGAACGTGGCGAGTCTGCATCTGACGAACATCTCGCCGCTGCACGCCGTCTTCGCCGACCGTTCCGAGCTCGGTCCCGAGGAGCTCGCGTACCTCGACGCCGTCGCCGCCTGGCAGCGAACGGAAGGCGGATACATCGCCGAGCAGTCATCGAAGCCGCACACCCTGGCGGTGGGTCTCGCCGATTCGCCCGCCGGCCTTGCAGCCTGGATCATCGAGAAACTGAACGGCTGGTCAGACGCTCCGTTTCCGGTCGAGGATCTGCTGACCTGGGTCAGCGTCTATTGGTTCACCGGCGCCATCGGCACGTCCTTCGCGCCGTACTCGGAATCCGTGCGGCCGCCGTCCTTCGTGCCGACCCCCACCGTTCTCGGCGTCTTCGGTCGCGACACCAAGCCGGAGCCGCGCAGTTTCGCATCGCGATTCGTCGACGTGCGGGAGTACGTCCGGCATGATCGCGGGGGCCACTTCGCCGCGTGGGAGGAACCTCAGGCATACGCCGCCGACGTGCGCCGCGCGATCGCGCTCGCCGATGCATCCGGTGGCTGGGAAGCGCGACCCGAGCTCCCGGCGCCCGCGGGGGGCACAGCCCCGGAACCGGTGACCGCGCGCGAATAG
- a CDS encoding TetR/AcrR family transcriptional regulator: protein MKAATTRPRDAERTRERILASARREFARVGFGRATVRGIAASAGVSPNLVTRYFGGKDGLFVAAAEVRLRLDDVFDGDRASLGRRLAESMVARWTTMEGDDPLLVLLRASGEREEAARTLSEFLDAESLEPFRQQLLSYGMTEDDATARAKAVDAFALGISARYRVLRNALGDADAVTDWIAVTAQRLVDAP from the coding sequence GTGAAAGCTGCCACGACTCGACCGCGGGATGCCGAACGGACCCGCGAGCGCATCCTCGCCTCCGCTCGCCGCGAGTTCGCCAGAGTGGGGTTCGGTCGAGCCACCGTGCGCGGGATCGCGGCCTCTGCCGGCGTATCGCCCAACCTCGTCACCCGCTACTTCGGCGGGAAGGACGGTCTCTTCGTTGCGGCGGCCGAGGTGCGCCTCCGCCTCGACGACGTCTTCGACGGCGACAGGGCGTCGCTCGGCCGGCGGCTGGCCGAGAGCATGGTCGCCCGTTGGACGACCATGGAGGGCGACGACCCACTCCTCGTGCTGCTTCGCGCTTCGGGAGAACGCGAAGAGGCCGCTCGGACCCTGTCCGAGTTCCTCGACGCCGAATCCCTGGAACCGTTCAGACAGCAGTTGCTGTCCTACGGCATGACCGAGGATGACGCGACCGCACGCGCCAAGGCGGTCGATGCGTTCGCACTCGGCATCTCCGCACGGTACCGGGTGCTTCGCAACGCACTCGGCGACGCCGACGCCGTGACGGACTGGATCGCGGTCACCGCCCAGCGGCTCGTCGACGCTCCGTGA
- the ligA gene encoding NAD-dependent DNA ligase LigA, whose translation MTDIPADFDSARAESEALRDRIERNRIAYYEGGSLISDAEYDTDIHRLEAIEREFPELAGQDSPTQTVGADIASAGFPPHEHAERMLSLDNVFSVDELRDWALKTESAARADAAGHPVRWLTEVKIDGLAISLAYRDGVLETATTRGDGRVGEDITENVDWIPCIPRRLTGSGWPEFFEVRGEVFLKTVDFEFLNERQHQLQDRYVAEQLAKGKPEEEIKTRFPEFANARNTAAGSLRQRRENKSSQELELMRERQGRLSLYLHTLGAWSNPPMSTQSEGYDLLRSWGLPVSPHNRVLPSVDEVAAYIAEMGEKRHSLEHEIDGVVIKVDDLATHDELGATSRAPRWAIAYKYPPEEVFTKLLDILVGIGRTGRATPFAVMEPVKVAGSTVRQATLHNQQVVKAKGVLIGDTVVLRKAGDVIPEILGAVEERRDGTEREWRMPEFCPECGTRLAPAKEGDIDLRCPNSRSCPAQVRGRVEHIAGRGSLDIEALGEVVAAALTQPLHPPTPPLPTEAGLFDLTLARIFDIEVIVRDHETGLPKEGEPGEPGHELTTDDGVTIRVRTDTPFRRQRKLTGKDADGPFDPSADVFAGTPSHVPSKTAHDMLANIDASKQKELWRFLVALNIRHVGPVAARALAGWFGSLDAIRSASRDELAAVDGVGGIIADAVLAWFEVDWHRDIVEQWAAAGVPFATPGHPGPGRAEDADGPLAGLTVVATGSLEGFTREGAQEAIIAAGGKAASSVSKKTDYVAAGPGAGSKLAKAEELGIPVLDAAQFAVLVTEGPSALGRGAGSDGAGSDGAADAATDGA comes from the coding sequence GTGACGGACATCCCCGCAGATTTCGATTCCGCCCGCGCCGAGTCGGAAGCGCTCCGCGATCGGATCGAGCGCAACCGCATCGCGTACTACGAGGGCGGCAGCCTCATCAGCGACGCCGAGTACGACACCGACATCCATAGGCTGGAGGCGATCGAGCGGGAGTTCCCCGAGCTCGCCGGCCAGGACAGCCCGACGCAGACGGTTGGCGCAGACATCGCGTCGGCCGGGTTCCCGCCGCACGAGCACGCGGAGCGCATGCTCAGCCTCGACAACGTGTTCAGCGTCGACGAGCTGCGCGACTGGGCCCTGAAGACCGAGAGCGCTGCAAGGGCGGATGCCGCCGGTCACCCCGTGCGGTGGCTGACCGAGGTGAAGATCGACGGCTTGGCCATCAGCCTGGCGTACCGCGACGGCGTGCTGGAGACCGCCACCACCCGCGGTGACGGGCGGGTCGGCGAGGACATCACGGAGAATGTGGACTGGATCCCCTGCATCCCGCGGCGTCTCACCGGCTCGGGATGGCCGGAGTTCTTCGAGGTGCGCGGCGAAGTGTTTCTGAAGACCGTCGATTTCGAGTTCCTGAACGAACGGCAGCACCAGCTGCAGGATCGCTACGTGGCCGAACAGCTGGCGAAGGGCAAGCCCGAGGAGGAGATCAAGACCCGCTTCCCCGAGTTCGCGAACGCACGCAACACCGCGGCGGGCAGCCTGCGCCAGCGGCGGGAGAACAAGTCATCTCAAGAGCTAGAGCTGATGCGCGAGCGGCAGGGACGACTGTCGCTCTACCTGCACACGCTCGGAGCGTGGTCGAATCCGCCCATGTCGACCCAGTCCGAGGGATACGACCTGCTGCGCAGCTGGGGTTTGCCGGTCTCGCCGCACAACCGCGTGCTCCCATCCGTCGACGAGGTGGCCGCCTACATCGCCGAGATGGGGGAGAAGCGGCACTCGCTCGAGCACGAGATCGACGGTGTCGTCATCAAGGTGGACGACCTGGCGACCCACGACGAGCTCGGCGCGACCAGTCGTGCACCGCGCTGGGCCATCGCGTACAAGTACCCGCCGGAGGAGGTCTTCACGAAGCTGCTGGACATCCTGGTGGGCATCGGCCGCACCGGCAGGGCGACGCCCTTCGCCGTGATGGAGCCGGTGAAGGTCGCGGGCAGCACGGTGCGGCAGGCCACCCTGCACAACCAGCAGGTCGTGAAGGCGAAGGGCGTGCTCATCGGCGACACGGTGGTGCTGCGCAAGGCGGGCGATGTCATCCCCGAGATCCTCGGAGCGGTCGAGGAGCGCCGCGACGGCACGGAACGCGAGTGGCGGATGCCCGAGTTCTGTCCAGAGTGCGGCACCAGGCTGGCGCCGGCGAAGGAGGGCGATATCGATCTGCGCTGCCCGAATTCCCGGTCGTGCCCTGCCCAGGTGCGAGGGCGCGTCGAGCACATCGCCGGCCGTGGATCCCTCGACATCGAGGCGCTCGGCGAGGTGGTGGCCGCAGCGCTCACACAGCCTCTGCATCCCCCGACACCGCCGCTTCCCACGGAGGCCGGCCTCTTCGACCTGACGTTGGCGCGCATCTTCGACATCGAGGTCATCGTGCGCGATCACGAGACGGGGCTGCCGAAGGAGGGCGAGCCCGGTGAGCCGGGGCACGAGCTCACGACCGACGACGGTGTCACCATCCGGGTGCGCACCGACACGCCGTTCCGCAGACAGCGCAAGCTCACGGGCAAGGATGCCGACGGCCCGTTCGACCCGAGCGCCGACGTCTTCGCAGGGACTCCCTCGCACGTGCCGTCGAAGACGGCGCACGACATGCTCGCCAACATCGACGCGTCGAAGCAGAAGGAGTTGTGGCGGTTCCTCGTCGCCCTGAACATCCGGCACGTCGGACCCGTCGCAGCGAGGGCTCTCGCCGGATGGTTCGGATCGTTGGATGCCATCCGCTCGGCATCGCGGGACGAACTCGCCGCCGTCGACGGCGTCGGCGGCATCATCGCCGACGCCGTGCTGGCGTGGTTCGAGGTCGACTGGCACCGGGACATCGTCGAGCAGTGGGCAGCGGCCGGTGTGCCGTTCGCGACGCCGGGGCATCCCGGTCCCGGCAGAGCTGAGGACGCAGACGGTCCCTTGGCCGGACTCACCGTCGTGGCCACCGGATCGCTCGAGGGCTTCACCAGGGAGGGCGCCCAGGAGGCGATCATCGCGGCCGGCGGCAAGGCGGCCTCGAGCGTGTCGAAGAAGACGGACTACGTTGCTGCGGGTCCCGGGGCCGGGTCGAAGCTCGCGAAGGCGGAAGAGCTGGGCATCCCGGTGCTGGATGCCGCGCAGTTCGCCGTTCTCGTCACCGAGGGTCCATCGGCGCTCGGACGGGGCGCGGGGAGCGACGGAGCGGGAAGCGACGGCGCGGCCGACGCTGCAACCGACGGAGCGTAG
- a CDS encoding alpha/beta hydrolase has product MRIVIVPGIDDSPHDHWQSIWQESLGPTAVRIAPASFIDPDEEDWIAAIDRVAGADDLLVAHSLGCLATASWIARGGRAAGAFLVAPPDENGPAFPTTATGFAAPRRPLAIPSVIVASEDDPYSSLEHLAELGEWWRAPVITVGPHGHLNRASRLGEWDEGRRLLTAFAAGLGRRIPTR; this is encoded by the coding sequence ATGCGCATCGTCATCGTCCCCGGCATCGACGACTCGCCGCACGACCACTGGCAGTCCATCTGGCAGGAGTCGCTGGGGCCGACCGCGGTGCGGATCGCACCGGCATCCTTCATCGATCCCGATGAGGAGGACTGGATCGCGGCCATCGACCGAGTCGCTGGCGCAGACGACCTCCTCGTCGCGCACAGTCTCGGATGCCTCGCGACGGCATCGTGGATCGCTCGCGGCGGCCGCGCGGCCGGCGCCTTCCTGGTCGCACCGCCAGACGAGAACGGCCCGGCGTTCCCCACGACCGCGACCGGGTTCGCCGCGCCCCGCCGCCCGTTGGCGATCCCGTCCGTCATCGTCGCCTCGGAGGACGACCCGTACTCGTCACTCGAGCACCTCGCGGAACTCGGCGAGTGGTGGAGGGCACCCGTGATCACCGTCGGCCCGCACGGGCACCTCAATCGTGCGAGCCGATTGGGCGAATGGGACGAGGGACGCCGCCTGCTCACCGCCTTCGCGGCAGGCCTCGGCCGTCGGATTCCGACCCGCTGA
- the mnmA gene encoding tRNA 2-thiouridine(34) synthase MnmA yields the protein MRVLAAMSGGVDSAVAAARAVEAGHDVVGVHLALSRMPGTLRTGSRGCCTIEDSMDAQRVANMIGIPYYVWDFSERFKLDVVDDFIAEYSAGRTPNPCLRCNEKIKFAALLEKAMALGFDAVCTGHYASILTDADGNRELHRAAAWAKDQSYVLGVLTSEQLAHAMFPLGATPSKAEVRAEAAERGFTVAQKPDSHDICFIPDGDTRGWLAEHVGTAPGEIVDRAGAVVGNHEGATAYTVGQRRGLGITVPAPDGRPRFVLEVRPKDNTVVVGPKEALDIAELAGSRLTWAGLPPKDAATPFACEVQIRAHADPVPATAFVRDGELVIRPATPINGVATGQSAVVYVGTRVLGQCTIDRTVSAVPVEA from the coding sequence ATGCGTGTTCTGGCAGCGATGAGCGGTGGAGTCGATTCCGCGGTGGCGGCAGCGCGTGCCGTCGAGGCCGGGCACGACGTCGTGGGTGTGCACCTGGCCCTGAGCCGCATGCCGGGGACGCTGCGCACCGGGAGCCGCGGCTGCTGCACCATCGAGGACTCGATGGATGCCCAGCGAGTGGCGAACATGATCGGCATCCCGTACTACGTGTGGGATTTCTCCGAGCGGTTCAAGCTTGACGTTGTCGACGACTTCATCGCCGAGTACTCGGCCGGCCGCACGCCGAATCCGTGCCTGCGCTGCAACGAGAAGATCAAGTTCGCCGCTCTGCTCGAGAAGGCGATGGCCCTTGGTTTCGACGCTGTGTGCACGGGTCACTACGCCAGCATCCTGACGGACGCCGACGGCAACCGTGAATTGCACCGCGCTGCCGCGTGGGCGAAGGACCAGTCGTACGTGCTGGGCGTGCTCACCTCCGAGCAGCTGGCGCACGCGATGTTCCCGCTCGGCGCGACGCCATCCAAGGCGGAGGTCAGGGCCGAAGCCGCCGAGCGCGGCTTCACCGTTGCGCAGAAGCCGGACTCGCACGACATCTGCTTCATCCCCGACGGTGACACGCGCGGATGGCTGGCCGAGCACGTCGGGACGGCCCCTGGCGAGATCGTCGACCGTGCAGGTGCTGTGGTCGGCAACCACGAGGGTGCGACCGCGTACACGGTCGGGCAGCGTCGAGGCCTTGGCATCACGGTCCCGGCTCCGGATGGGCGTCCCCGCTTCGTGCTCGAAGTGCGCCCCAAGGACAACACCGTCGTCGTGGGACCGAAGGAAGCGCTCGACATCGCCGAGCTTGCCGGATCCCGCCTCACCTGGGCCGGGCTGCCGCCGAAGGATGCTGCGACGCCGTTCGCGTGCGAGGTGCAGATCCGTGCGCACGCGGATCCCGTGCCGGCGACGGCATTCGTCAGGGACGGCGAGCTCGTCATCCGTCCCGCGACGCCGATCAACGGTGTCGCCACCGGGCAGAGCGCCGTCGTCTACGTCGGAACACGGGTGCTCGGACAGTGCACCATCGACCGCACGGTGAGCGCGGTACCCGTCGAGGCGTAG
- a CDS encoding cysteine desulfurase family protein → MPVYLDHAATTPVLPEAIEAYTRALTQVGNPSSIHSAGQNAKRMLEDARERIADTLGCQGIELVLTSGGTEAINLAIKGLFWSRRQSGATRILVPEGEHHATLDTVEWLESYEGAEVEWIPLDAQGFVRMDALEASLRRDTSSIALVTFLWANNEVGTIQPAERIIALAASVGVPVHIDAVSAYGHLPIDFAGMRARTASKALSGLVALSVSAHKIGGPIGAGGLVLSRDATVVPLIHGGGQQRQVRSGTQDVAAAAAFAAAATKAHAERASEAQRLTSLRDRLIAGVRAAVPNAVLSGPDPVGREPGGSEPDRADARLVSNAHFTFPGCQGDSLLFLLDAAGVEVSTGSACQAGIPEPSHVLLAMGRSEDDAGSALRITLGRTSTDADVDAFLAALPDAYAQASRAGLATRESSLGAR, encoded by the coding sequence ATGCCGGTCTACCTTGACCACGCCGCCACCACCCCCGTTCTGCCTGAGGCGATCGAGGCGTACACGCGCGCGCTGACGCAGGTCGGCAATCCGTCGAGCATCCATTCCGCCGGCCAGAACGCGAAGCGCATGCTCGAGGACGCCCGCGAGCGCATCGCAGACACGCTCGGCTGCCAGGGCATCGAGCTCGTCCTCACCTCGGGCGGCACCGAGGCGATCAACCTCGCGATCAAGGGACTCTTCTGGTCGCGCAGGCAGTCGGGGGCGACACGCATCCTCGTGCCAGAGGGCGAGCATCACGCGACGCTCGACACGGTGGAATGGCTCGAGTCGTACGAGGGCGCGGAGGTCGAGTGGATCCCGCTCGATGCCCAGGGATTCGTCAGGATGGACGCACTCGAGGCGTCGCTGCGGCGGGACACGTCGTCGATCGCGCTCGTGACGTTCCTCTGGGCCAACAACGAGGTCGGCACCATCCAGCCGGCCGAACGGATCATCGCGCTCGCCGCATCCGTCGGCGTGCCCGTGCATATCGACGCCGTCTCCGCCTATGGCCATCTGCCGATCGACTTCGCCGGCATGCGCGCCCGGACCGCATCGAAGGCGCTGTCGGGACTCGTCGCGCTGAGCGTGTCAGCACACAAGATCGGCGGCCCCATCGGAGCAGGCGGACTCGTGCTCTCACGGGACGCGACGGTCGTGCCGCTCATCCACGGCGGTGGCCAGCAGCGCCAGGTGCGCAGCGGTACGCAGGACGTCGCGGCGGCGGCGGCCTTCGCGGCGGCGGCGACAAAGGCGCATGCGGAACGCGCGAGCGAGGCGCAGCGCCTCACCTCATTGCGCGACAGGCTGATAGCCGGCGTACGCGCTGCCGTGCCGAACGCGGTCCTGAGCGGTCCCGACCCGGTCGGCCGAGAACCGGGCGGATCCGAACCCGATCGAGCGGATGCGCGCCTCGTCTCGAACGCGCACTTCACCTTCCCGGGGTGTCAGGGCGACTCCCTGCTGTTCCTCCTCGACGCAGCAGGCGTCGAGGTGTCGACGGGGTCGGCGTGCCAAGCGGGAATCCCTGAGCCGTCGCACGTGCTGCTGGCAATGGGACGCAGCGAGGACGACGCGGGCAGCGCCCTCCGGATCACGCTCGGCCGCACCTCGACGGATGCCGACGTGGACGCGTTCCTCGCCGCGCTTCCGGATGCCTACGCCCAGGCATCCCGCGCCGGACTGGCCACCAGAGAGTCGTCGCTCGGCGCGCGCTGA